From Rhododendron vialii isolate Sample 1 chromosome 10a, ASM3025357v1, the proteins below share one genomic window:
- the LOC131302823 gene encoding uncharacterized protein LOC131302823, which translates to MNGSDGVVCLTEGGYHSTIASCNPSMREFRILGGNHVNSQIQFDLNFVCLSFASWKEDFYWYMFCPDGADAILVFRMTDEVFDAKPLPEVCSLDDSIRSELFVLNDSLARFLCPLKWSESSFSAWNFSFSVRNCPLEKCFDIWVMDQQGVEVSWTKKFAIGPLQWLEYPLGFRQNGEFLLVSDGGQMMSYNLDTRRIQEYQVYGHSPSRCLQVLLYTVFGFSQETQ; encoded by the exons ATGAATGGCTCTGACGGTGTCGTTTGTCTCACCGAAGGCGGGTATCACTCCACCATTGCGTCGTGCAACCCTTCGATGAGAGAATTCAGG ATTCTTGGAGGGAATCATGTGAATTCCCAGATTcagtttgatttgaattttgtttgtttatcttTCGCATCGTGGAAAGAGGATTTCTATTGGTACATGTTCTGCCCCGATGGTGCTGATGCTATTCTTGTGTTTCGGATGACGGATGAAGTGTTCGATGCAAAGCCCTTGCCAGAAGTTTGCTCGTTAGACGATTCCATACGAAGTGAACTTTTCGTTCTGAATGATTCCCTTGCCCGGTTTCTTTGTCCATTGAAGTGGTCGGAATCATCATTTTCAGCATGGAATTTTTCGTTTTCTGTGCGGAATTGTCCATTGGAGAAGTGCTTTGACATTTGGGTTATGGATCAACAGGGTGTTGAGGTATCTTGGACCAAAAAATTTGCTATTGGACCTCTCCAGTGGCTTGAATATCCATTGGGATTTCGGCAAAATGGTGAGTTCCTCTTGGTGAGTGATGGTGGACAGATGATGTCGTACAACCTTGATACGCGGCGGATACAGGAGTATCAAGTGTACGGTCATTCTCCTTCACGATGTTTACAAGTTCTGCTATACACAGTGTTTGGTTTCAGTCAAGAGACACAATGA